One Devosia lacusdianchii genomic window carries:
- a CDS encoding phosphoserine transaminase, whose product MPLTAPAVKPANPNFSSGPCAKRPGWTVEALANALVGRSHRSKPGKARIQRAIDLTRELLEVPADYRIGIVPASDTGAVEMALWSMLGARGVDMLAWESFGEGWVTDVQKQLKLDDVRILKAGYGELPDLGQVDFDRDVVFTWNGTTSGVRVENGDWIAADRKGLTICDATSAAFAQNLDFAKLDVVTFSWQKALGGEAAHGVLILSPRAVERLETFKPDRPLPKIFRLTKGGKLLEEVFEAATINTPSMICIEDAVDAMEWGLREGGLKGLQARADANFGVLSDWVAKTDWVDFLARNPANRSNTSVCLSIVDPAVAALDADKQAAFAKAIVSRLDKAGVAYDIGAYKDAPSGLRIWAGSTVEASDLAALVPWLDFAFAEELAALNKAAA is encoded by the coding sequence ATGCCCCTGACCGCGCCGGCGGTGAAACCGGCTAATCCGAATTTTTCGTCGGGCCCCTGTGCCAAGCGTCCTGGTTGGACGGTTGAAGCGCTGGCCAATGCGCTGGTCGGTCGCTCGCACCGCTCCAAGCCGGGCAAGGCCCGTATCCAGCGCGCCATCGACCTGACGCGCGAATTGCTCGAAGTACCCGCGGACTACCGCATCGGCATCGTCCCGGCCTCCGATACCGGGGCCGTCGAAATGGCACTGTGGAGCATGCTGGGTGCCCGTGGCGTCGATATGCTGGCCTGGGAAAGCTTCGGCGAGGGCTGGGTCACCGACGTCCAGAAGCAACTCAAGCTTGATGATGTGCGCATTCTCAAGGCTGGTTATGGCGAGCTGCCCGATCTGGGCCAGGTCGATTTCGACCGCGACGTGGTCTTCACCTGGAATGGCACGACTTCGGGTGTCCGGGTCGAGAATGGCGACTGGATCGCCGCCGACCGCAAGGGGCTGACCATCTGCGACGCGACTTCGGCCGCGTTTGCGCAGAACCTCGATTTCGCCAAGCTCGATGTGGTGACCTTCTCCTGGCAGAAGGCGCTGGGTGGCGAGGCGGCGCATGGCGTGCTGATCCTGTCGCCGCGCGCTGTTGAGCGGCTGGAAACGTTCAAGCCCGATCGTCCGCTGCCCAAGATCTTCCGCCTGACCAAAGGCGGCAAGCTGCTCGAGGAAGTGTTCGAGGCCGCCACTATCAACACCCCGTCGATGATCTGCATCGAAGACGCAGTAGACGCGATGGAGTGGGGCCTGCGCGAGGGTGGACTGAAGGGGCTACAGGCGCGCGCCGACGCCAATTTTGGGGTGTTGTCCGACTGGGTCGCCAAGACCGATTGGGTCGATTTCCTGGCCAGGAACCCGGCCAATCGCTCCAACACGTCGGTATGTTTGTCGATCGTCGATCCGGCCGTGGCCGCGCTCGATGCCGACAAGCAGGCGGCGTTCGCCAAGGCCATCGTATCGCGACTGGATAAGGCCGGCGTGGCTTATGATATTGGCGCCTACAAGGATGCCCCGTCGGGCCTGCGCATCTGGGCCGGCTCCACGGTCGAGGCGTCTGACCTCGCAGCCCTGGTGCCATGGCTGGACTTTGCCTTTGCCGAAGAATTGGCCGCGCTAAACAAGGCCGCTGCTTAG